In Henriciella litoralis, the genomic window AGCGCTCGATGAGGCTGGTCAGATGCCATTGCGGCTCTGGAATGCCTTTGACGCTGAGGGCGCCAATATCGCCGAGGGCCATCTGTTCGAAACCGACACGATCACGAATCGGGCCGTGAAGCTCTACATGGATGGCGCGCTCGGGTCTCGTGGGGCCTTGCTGATTGAGCCTTATAGCGACCGCCCGGACACCTCTGGCGTGGTGCGCACCAGTCAGGAAGAGCTCTCAGCGCAGATGCGCCAGGCCGATGAAGGCGGGTATCAACTGGCCATCCACGCCATCGGTGATCTTGCCAACCGGCACATCATCGACGCCTTCGAAGAGGGCGGCTATGGCCCGGAGAAGCGCTGGCGGATCGAGCACACGCAGATCGTGAACCCTGATGACATCAAACGGATCGGCGAAGACGGCCTGATTGCCTCCATGCAGCCCTCGCATGCGATTGGTGACCTCAAATTCGCGCCCGCCCGGCTGGGATTTGCGCGGCTCGATGGTGCCTATGCCTGGCAAGACTTGCTGGACAATGGCGCGATTGTCGTTGGCGGGTCTGATGCGCCTGTGGAAGTTGGCTCACCGCTGATCGAGTTCTACGCCGCTGTTGCCCGCAAGGATCTTGAGGGCAATGACGGGCAAGGCTGGCACCCGGAACAGGCGCTCAGCCGGACCGAGGCGCTCGCGCTATTTACGTCTGCCCCGGCCTATGCCGCCTTCATGGAAGATGATCTTGGCACGATCGAAGTCGGCAAGCTGGCGGACTTTACCGTCTTCGACCGGGACCTGATGGAGGTGCCTGAAGCTGACATTCTGAACGCTGAGGCGATGATGACAGTTGTGCAGGGTGAAATTGTCTGGCAACGGGCCAAGTAAGATTTACCTTGCGTCGCACTAGGCGCAGCGTGATCGCGTGCTAAAACCCACGAAACGCACCTTTCGGGAACCGATTTCGGAGACATAATCCATGAGTTTGACAAGCGACACCGATGTTCTGACCGGGCTAGAGCCAACAGTTGAGGTGAAGGTTCGCGACGTTTTCGGCATCGACACCGACATGGTGGTTCATGGCTTCGAGACGAGAACCGAATACGTCCCGGAGGTTGACCCGTCCTACCGGTTCGATCCGCAGACCACGATGGCGATCCTGGCGGGCTTTGAGCACAATCGCCGCGTTATGGTCCAAGGCTATCACGGCACCGGTAAATCGACCCATATCGAGCAGGTCGCCGCGCGCCTCAACTGGCCAATGATCCGGATCAACCTCGACAGCCATGTCAGCCGTATCGACATGGTCGGCAAGGATGCGATCGTCCTGAAAGAGGGCGTACAGGTTACAGAATTCCGTGAAGGCATTCTGCCATGGGCACTGCAGCGCCCGGTGGCGATCACCTTTGACGAGTATGACGCCGGTCGCCCGGACGTGATGTTCGTGATCCAGCGCGTCCTGGAGGCCTCCGGCCGCCTGACGCTGCTCGACCAGAACCGCGTGATTGCGCCGAACCCGTATTTCCGCCTCTTCGCGACGACCAACACGGTTGGTCTCGGTGACACGACCGGCCTCTATCACGGTACGCAGCAGCTCAACCAGGGTCAGATGGACCGGTGGAGCATTGTCACGACGCTGAACTATCTTGAGCATGACGCCGAAGTCGAGATCGTCTCCACCAAGGCAACTGATCTCGACAAGGAGCTTCTGTCCAAGATGGTCCGTCTGGCAGATCTCACCCGGAACGCGTTCATGAACGGCGACATCTCAACTGTGATGAGCCCACGGACCGTGATCACCTGGGCGGAAAATTACCGCATCTTCGGCGATCTTGGTCACTCCTTCCGGATGACCTTCCTGAACAAGTGCGATGAGCTTGAGCGGCCACTGGTCGCGGAGATGTATCAGCGCTGTTTCAATGAAGAGCTGCCCGAGAGCGCCCTCATGGTTCGCGTCGCCTGATCTTCGGGTCGCGGGCCTCGGCTCCGTTCCAAAAAAGCCAGCCGGTCGCGCCCGCTCTGACTGCCAGCGCGGCTGACGCTAGGTGAGTTGTAATTGAACCGTCCTGCGCTCTTCGCATCGGCGGACATAAGCGCTATGTGAGCAGGATGGCCAAGACAGACGATACGCCCTTCGAGCTTTTCAAGCAGGCGCTTGCAACGACCGCCAAGGCAATGAGCCAGACGCGGGATGTGGAGACGAGCTTCAGCGCGGAAGCCGGGCGTGCCGAAGGCGGCCGCCTCATCCTGCAGACGCCGCCAAGGGAGCTAAGCGCCCGTCAGGCGGCGCGCGCCCGCGGTGAAGCTGATGCGCTGTCCTTGCGGATGGCCCATCATGACCCTGTGGCCCACAATGCGGAACGTCCAAAAGGCGAGATGGCCCGCCAGGTCTATGAAGCGGCTGAGCGCGCCCGGATTGAGTCCATCGGCGCGAATGCGATGGACGGGACAGCGACAAATCTCGACGCGGCGCTGGCCGCGCGGTGCGAGAAAGCCGGCTACACCCGCATGCAGGACCGCACCGAGGCCCCGATTGCGCCTGCGATCGAGTTTCTCCTGCGCGAAAAGCTGACCGGCCGGACCTTGCCGCCGGAAGCAGAAGGTATCGCGTCGATCTGGCGTGAAGAAGTTACGTCGCGCGGCGGTGATACGCTGGATGAGCTGATTACCCAGATGAGTGACCAGCGAGCGTTCGCCCGCACGGTCCAGCGCCTCATCAAGGACCTCACAGAAGGCGATGAATCGGGCGACGATTCCGAAGACGAGTCGGAAAGCGAGACTGAGGACGACTCCGACGAGCAGTCCACGAGCAGTGAAGACTCCGATGCTGGCGATGAGACCGACGGCAGCTCAACCGAGGAAATGGAAGCTGGCGAGAGCGACGATGTCGAGGGCGAGGAAACCAATGTTTCCGTCGATGCCGATGCGGACGCTGACAGCGATGATGATGTCGACGAGTCCGATGATGGCTCGAAACCCCTGCGGCCAAACTTCCGCGATGGCGATGACAAGCCTGAATTCGTTTATCGGACCTATACGAAGGCCCATGACGAGATCGCGAACGCGGCTGATCTCTGCGACAGCGAGGAACTGACGCGGCTGCGGGCCTATCTCGATCATCAGCTGCAGACCCTGCAGGGCGCGGTCTCGAAGCTTGCCAACAAGTTGCAGCGCCGCTTGATGGCGCAGCAGAACCGCTCCTGGTCTTTCGATCTGGAAGAGGGTGTGCTGGACACGGCGCGCCTGACGCGCGTGATCACCGATCCAACGGCGCCGCTATCGTTCAAGCAGGAAGACGATTCCGAGTTCAAGGACACGATTGTCACGCTGCTTCTGGACAATTCCGGTTCGATGCGTGGCCGCCCGATCATGGTGGCAGCGCTGTGTGCTGACATTCTCGCCCGCACGCTTGAGCGCTGCGGTGTGAAAGTCGAAATTCTCGGCTTTACCACCAAAGCCTGGAAGGGCGGCCTGTCGCGGGAGGACTGGGTGAAGGCGAACAAGCCGGCTGGCCCGGGGCGTCTGAACGATCTGCGCCACATCATCTACAAGTCAGCCGATGCGCCGTGGCGCCGCGCGCGCCGCAATCTTGGTCTGATGATGCGCGAAGGCCTTCTGAAAGAGAATATCGATGGCGAAGCGCTCGAATGGGCGCATGGACGCCTGCTTGGCCGTCCTGAGCAACGCAAGATCCTGATGGTCATATCCGACGGTGCGCCGGTCGATGATTCCACGCTGAGTGTGAATGTCGGCAATTATCTTGAGCGTCATCTGCGTCAGGTCATCGCCGAGATCGAAGGGCGCAGCCCTGTGGAGCTGATTGCCATCGGCATCGGCCATGACGTGACCCGTTACTATCGCCGCGCCGTGACCCTGGTCGACGCAGAACAGCTTGGCGGCGCGATCACTGAGCAGCTTGCCAGCCTGTTTGACGAAAAGGGCAATGCGCCAGCCCCGGAAGCGATGTCCGTCGCGCCTCAAAGCTCGCCGGCCCGCGCACGCAGTAGCGGCATTTCGGCGACCAGCTCGGGCGGGCCGCGATATGGCTCGAAAACCGGGACAGGGCGCGACGTGAAGACCACAAGCTTGCAGGACGTCGCTCGCAAGACATCCAAGTCCTGATTTGCTTTCACATCTAAAGGCGACGATCCGAGCATGACTATGCGCAACCTCCCGGCCGCAATGATGGGCTGCCTCATCGGGCTAGCTGCTTGTACAGCCGCCGCGCCGGACCTGACTCAAATGATCGCTGCCGATGATCTGTGGAGCTTTGACGCTGCCAGTGCGGACATCGTTTCGCAGTCCTGTCCTGAGGGTCAGCAAGACAGTTTCTCGATGTCTTTCAAGCTGCAGGCTGACCCGGTCCTTCCCGGCACAGATGAAGCGCTGGGTGACGCGCTGTCGGGCCTGACTTTCGTGAACGGATGGGCACTTTCCACGCCGTTCGCCTCATTTGGAGGTTTGTCCGGTCTCAAAGTCATGCCCAGCGGCGATCTGCTGGCGGTGTCCGATGCCGGTGCGCTTATCCAGATTCCCTTCGACCAAGAAAAGCTGACACCGCTTGGTCAGGCCAGCATGACCTATCTCACCGATGGCGAGGCAAACATTCTGACGGGCAAGAAAGAGGCCGATGCCGAAGGTCTCGACTATCGCGATGGCATTGCGTTCGTCAGCTTTGAGCGTGACCACAGGATTGAGGCTTATGGTTTTGACCTTTGCGGCGCCAAAGCGCATGCCGTGCTTGTGTCGCGTTTGGGCGATCGTCCGGCGGGCCTTGGTCAATCCATCGGCAACAATTCAGGGCCTGAAGCGCTCGCGCTCGATGGCGACGGGATGATCTTTGGGCTCGAGACCGTGGTCAATGGCCTGGGCCCCGTCGGGACTGTCGCTCGCGGTGGTGCCATTGGCTTCGACAGCGAAGACTGGATCGACGCGCACCGGGTGCCACTGGTCGGGATGGATGTCCTGAATGGCGAACGGTTCAGCCTGCACCGGTCGTATAATCCGCTGACCCGCAAAAACACCCTCTATATCAACGTCCGCCGCGCAAATGGTGAGGTCGAGCAATTGGCCAAACTGAATAGCCCGCTTGAGGTTGATAATTTTGAAGGCATCGCGGCCATGGGCCTGCCGGACGGGCGGGTCCGACTGTTCATCATATCGGACGACAATTTCAGCGATCGCCAGCGAACCCTGCTTTACGTCTTCGAGACGCCATCGTCTTGATGCCAGCCTATTGGGCCCACATCCGGATCAGGTTCGAAATCGTTTTGTCGAGGGCGAGCCGCTGATCGGTCGATGTGCGCGGCAGGCTTGAACGCACCGCTTCAAGGTCTGCCAGAACCTCCCGCCGGTCGGCGCGCTGAATGCGGCTCTCGATCCAGCCCACACAGGCAAGACGCGACCCGGATGTGACCGGCTTGACCTGATGAATGGCGCCGGATGGGTACAGGATCAGCGTCCCTGCTGCCGGCTTGGCCTCGAACACGCCTGCGCCCGTCGAGATACTGAGCTCGCCGCCCTCATAAGTGTCCGGATCTGCCAGAAAGAGCGTGAAAGAAAGATCCGTGCGCAGCTGCTTCTCGTCGCTGCCCATCAGGGCATTATCGACATGAAATCCATAATGCCCACTATCCTCAGTGCGGCTGAGAAGGAGGCGGGAAAACCGCTTTGGGCGCGCAAGGGAGCGAACCATGCGGTGATTGGCGATGGCATTCATCAGAAACTCATGCAGGCCAGGACCGATGCCGGATTTCAGATCTGCCTGCAGGTTTGATTTCACAGCTTTCGCTGACCGGCCGGCGGTAATTTTGCCGTCCACCCAGTCCAGCGTCTCAGCTTTGGTGCGCACCCGCTCGACATCTTCCTGCCCGAGCACATCAGATATCGTAAAGAACATGTGTCCTACCATTGAGTTTGAGAATGATTTGCACTAAAGAAATCGCACAGATTTGTCATTACACAATATGAGTGGATCCTCCCATGACGTTTACCCCAAAAGACCTGATGCGGTTTGGTTTGACTGCCGCGCTTCTCAGCACAACGAGCCTCGCGGCTTGCGGGGGTGAGGGCGGCGAGGCAGCCGGCGAAACCGGTGAAGCTGCGGTCGTTGGCGAAGCTGGAGAAGCTGCGGCGCCCGCTGGTGAAAGCGGCGAGAGCGCCGGGGCGAGCTATGCCGGGGAATCCGGCGAGGGGGAAGGCGGAGAAGGCGAAGGCGGCGAATCTGGTGCCCATTCGCCAGGCACACTGCCAATTCAGGACCGTCTGGCCTTCATGCGCGGCCATGTCGAAGCTGGTCTCGCACTCTACCGCGCGGGTGCCCCGGATCAGGCGGCCCGCCACCTGTTGCACCCGGTTTCAGAAACGCATGCAGATGAGCGCGCAGGGCTTGATGAGCTCGGCTTCAAAGGCGATCTCTTCGTTGAAATTTCCGAAGCGCTTGAAAGTGGCACGGAGTCTGACGCCATTGAGGATCAGCTTGTTGAGGCTGAGGAAAACCTCGAAATGCTGGCAGCTGAGGTCGGCGGCGAACCGCAGCAGATCATCGGCTTTCTGATGGACACCACGGTTGATGAGTACGGTGTCGGCGTGGTCGATGGCGAAATCGTCAATGCGGGCGAATATCAGGACGCCTTCGGCTTTGTGACGGTTGCAAGCTATTATGCGCGTGATCTGGAAGGTGAGGCCGGCGAGGCTGTTCGCGCAGAGCTTGCCCGGCTGCTGGCTCTCTGGCCTGAGGCCCCGCTCGCCAGTTCGACACCCGCGCCTGTCAGCGAAGTGGCTGCGCAGGTTGCCCGCGTTCAGCTGGAGCTGTCGGCGGTTCGCTAATTGGTGATCGCGTCGATCAGGGCGACCGCTTCATAGGAATCCCATTCAGCTTCGCCAGCGAGACGCGCAATCTCTTTGCTGTCGGCGTCATAGATCACGGTCGTCGGAAATCCTTGAGCCTTGCTCTCGTAGACGATGTCCCATTTTTCAGGGGGTGCGAAATAGAAATCTATGTTGCCACCTGCCAGCTCCTGCAGGCGTTGGCGGGCATAGTCCTTGTCGTCGCTGGCATCGACGCTGATGGCGACGACCTGGAATTTATCGCTGCCTTTGGCTTGCTGTAGCGCGGCCAGTGAAGGCATTTCGCGCTCACACGGTCCGCACCAGGTGGCCCAGAAATTGACGAGGATGACCCGGCCCTCAAAGTCTCCCAAAGTCATCTCACGGCCATCGGGCCCCTCGAAAGTCGAGGTGGATGCAGCAGTGCCGCGACTATCGGTATTCAGCTTTGACAGGCTGCCAGTTGCCAGTTTTGCGACCTGGTCTTCATTTCCGCCCTTGGAACTCGCGCTTAGCAATGCATAAAGCAGCGCTAGGACAAGTCCGACCAGCATGGCTGGAATAGCAAATTTTAGAAAACGGGGCATTTCGCAAGGCTCCAGGCAACGGGATTGAACATATGGTCGATAAGCCGTCTCAAGGCCAGCAGATGTGGGGAGGACGCTTTGCCGCGCAACCATCCGACATCATGCAATCCATTAACGCGTCGATCGATATTGATCGACGCATGGCGCTGCAGGATATCGCGGGCAGCCGTGCCCATGCCGATATGCTGGCTGAGACCGGCATTATTTCCGAAGAGGACAATGAGGCGATTCAGTCCGGTCTGGATACCGTCCTGGAAGAGGTGAGGGCTGGCACCTTCCCTTACCGTGTCGAGCTGGAAGACATTCACATGAATGTCGAAGCCCGTCTGAAAGAGCTGATCGGTGAGCCTGCGGGCCGGCTGCACACCGCTCGCTCTCGCAATGACCAGGTCGTCACCGACTTCCGCCTCTGGACGCGCGGCGCCATTATGGAAGCAAGATCTGCGCTTTCGGGGCTGCAGGTTGCGCTCTTGAGGCGCGCCGGCGAGAACGTCGATGCCGTGATGCCCGGCTTCACCCATTTGCAGACCGCGCAACCCGTCACGCTCGGGCACCATCTTCTCGCCTATGTCGAGATGATCGAGCGGGACCGCGCGCGCCTGCATGGCGCCGCCATCCGCATGAACGAGTCCCCGCTCGGCGCCGCCGCCCTCGCAGGGACAGGTTTTCCGATCGATCGGGACATGACCGCAGAGGCACTCGGCTTTGACAGGCCGATGGCCAACTCGCTCGATGCGGTGTCGGCGCGGGACTTTGCCCTCGAAGCGCTTTCGGCTCTCTCCATCGCGGCGACGCATCTCTCGCGTCTTGCTGAAGAGATCGTGCTTTGGTCCAGTGCGCAGTTCAATTTTGCGCGGCTCTCTGATGAGTGGTCGACCGGCTCATCCATCATGCCGCAAAAGCGCAATCCGGACGCGGCTGAGCTTATCCGCGCCAAAGCGTCGCTGATCACCGGCCAGTTCGTCAGCCTGCAGGGTGCCGTCAAAGCCCTGCCGCTCGCTTATGCCAAGGACCTTCAGGACGATAAGCGCCTGACATTTGAGGCGTTCGACACGTTCGGCCTCTGCGCCCAGGCGATGACCGGAATGATCGAGACGATCACCTTCAACCGCAAAGCCATGCGCGCGGCCGCCGCCAAGGGGTTTTCGACGGCGACGGACCTTGCCGATTATCTGGTGCGGGAAATGAAGATGCCGTTCCGCGATGCGCACCATGTCACGGGACGCATCGTGGCCATGGCAGAAGCAGACGGTGTCGAGCTGGAAGCGCTGTCATTACAATCCATGCAGACCGTCGAACCACGCCTTACCGACGACATATTTTCCGTGCTAAGCGTCGAAGCATCTGCTGGCAGCCGTCAAAGTTATGGCGGCACCTCGCCCGTGCGGGTAAGTGAGCAAGTGGAACTCTGGACGAAACGCCTGGGCCTGGAGGCCAATACCTGATGAAACGACCTATTGCGACAATCTTCCTTCTCAGCACAGCCGCGGCCCTCAGCGCCTGCGGCATTCGCGGAGAGCTTGAGCGGCCCCCTCCGATCTTTTCGGCGGCGCCAGCCGATGCCGCAGAGCGCACGCCCGTCGCTGTCACGGTGGAGGCCGACGCGGCCGCGCCCAAGGATGCGGATTCGCCCTATTACAATGATCTTGGCGGTGAGATCCCGAAGGCAGACCCGGTTGGCGACGTCAATGAGGGCGGTCTCGACGAAGTCGAGCCGGGCTGAGGCAGTAGTCAATTGCACCATTTTACCTATCGAGACGGTCGCCTTTTTTGTGAGGATGTGGCCCTGGACACCATCGCGGACGCGGTTGGTACGCCGGTCTATGTGTACTCGTCGGCAACGCTGAAGCGCCACGCACGCGTCATCGCCGAAGCGTTCGATGGCATGAGCTGCCTGATCGCCTATTCAGTAAAAGCCAATGGCAATCTCGCCGTGCTCCGGACGCTCGCCAATGAAGG contains:
- a CDS encoding amidohydrolase, producing MLRNAAILSAAILTACAQTAPASAPETVEAAGALQPTATRIFSSGTIYTGLGTETVDTVAVNDDGRIVWTGSIDDLDAQVEIEGAEFVWLDNAFMYPGFTDGHAHLIGIGQRELSLDLSGVKSLAELLETVAAQDEELPEGEMIIGGGWIETDWPEGRMPTAADLDSVAGDRVVILYRADGHALVASSAALEAGGITDASEDVSGGKIERGADGKATGILIDNSMTPIGALIAAPTPDGVKRAFVEGANVYVERGWTGVHNMSVSPGHASVLKALDEAGQMPLRLWNAFDAEGANIAEGHLFETDTITNRAVKLYMDGALGSRGALLIEPYSDRPDTSGVVRTSQEELSAQMRQADEGGYQLAIHAIGDLANRHIIDAFEEGGYGPEKRWRIEHTQIVNPDDIKRIGEDGLIASMQPSHAIGDLKFAPARLGFARLDGAYAWQDLLDNGAIVVGGSDAPVEVGSPLIEFYAAVARKDLEGNDGQGWHPEQALSRTEALALFTSAPAYAAFMEDDLGTIEVGKLADFTVFDRDLMEVPEADILNAEAMMTVVQGEIVWQRAK
- the cobS gene encoding cobaltochelatase subunit CobS translates to MSLTSDTDVLTGLEPTVEVKVRDVFGIDTDMVVHGFETRTEYVPEVDPSYRFDPQTTMAILAGFEHNRRVMVQGYHGTGKSTHIEQVAARLNWPMIRINLDSHVSRIDMVGKDAIVLKEGVQVTEFREGILPWALQRPVAITFDEYDAGRPDVMFVIQRVLEASGRLTLLDQNRVIAPNPYFRLFATTNTVGLGDTTGLYHGTQQLNQGQMDRWSIVTTLNYLEHDAEVEIVSTKATDLDKELLSKMVRLADLTRNAFMNGDISTVMSPRTVITWAENYRIFGDLGHSFRMTFLNKCDELERPLVAEMYQRCFNEELPESALMVRVA
- the cobT gene encoding cobaltochelatase subunit CobT; this translates as MAKTDDTPFELFKQALATTAKAMSQTRDVETSFSAEAGRAEGGRLILQTPPRELSARQAARARGEADALSLRMAHHDPVAHNAERPKGEMARQVYEAAERARIESIGANAMDGTATNLDAALAARCEKAGYTRMQDRTEAPIAPAIEFLLREKLTGRTLPPEAEGIASIWREEVTSRGGDTLDELITQMSDQRAFARTVQRLIKDLTEGDESGDDSEDESESETEDDSDEQSTSSEDSDAGDETDGSSTEEMEAGESDDVEGEETNVSVDADADADSDDDVDESDDGSKPLRPNFRDGDDKPEFVYRTYTKAHDEIANAADLCDSEELTRLRAYLDHQLQTLQGAVSKLANKLQRRLMAQQNRSWSFDLEEGVLDTARLTRVITDPTAPLSFKQEDDSEFKDTIVTLLLDNSGSMRGRPIMVAALCADILARTLERCGVKVEILGFTTKAWKGGLSREDWVKANKPAGPGRLNDLRHIIYKSADAPWRRARRNLGLMMREGLLKENIDGEALEWAHGRLLGRPEQRKILMVISDGAPVDDSTLSVNVGNYLERHLRQVIAEIEGRSPVELIAIGIGHDVTRYYRRAVTLVDAEQLGGAITEQLASLFDEKGNAPAPEAMSVAPQSSPARARSSGISATSSGGPRYGSKTGTGRDVKTTSLQDVARKTSKS
- a CDS encoding esterase-like activity of phytase family protein, encoding MTMRNLPAAMMGCLIGLAACTAAAPDLTQMIAADDLWSFDAASADIVSQSCPEGQQDSFSMSFKLQADPVLPGTDEALGDALSGLTFVNGWALSTPFASFGGLSGLKVMPSGDLLAVSDAGALIQIPFDQEKLTPLGQASMTYLTDGEANILTGKKEADAEGLDYRDGIAFVSFERDHRIEAYGFDLCGAKAHAVLVSRLGDRPAGLGQSIGNNSGPEALALDGDGMIFGLETVVNGLGPVGTVARGGAIGFDSEDWIDAHRVPLVGMDVLNGERFSLHRSYNPLTRKNTLYINVRRANGEVEQLAKLNSPLEVDNFEGIAAMGLPDGRVRLFIISDDNFSDRQRTLLYVFETPSS
- a CDS encoding Fe2+-dependent dioxygenase, whose product is MFFTISDVLGQEDVERVRTKAETLDWVDGKITAGRSAKAVKSNLQADLKSGIGPGLHEFLMNAIANHRMVRSLARPKRFSRLLLSRTEDSGHYGFHVDNALMGSDEKQLRTDLSFTLFLADPDTYEGGELSISTGAGVFEAKPAAGTLILYPSGAIHQVKPVTSGSRLACVGWIESRIQRADRREVLADLEAVRSSLPRTSTDQRLALDKTISNLIRMWAQ
- a CDS encoding TlpA family protein disulfide reductase gives rise to the protein MPRFLKFAIPAMLVGLVLALLYALLSASSKGGNEDQVAKLATGSLSKLNTDSRGTAASTSTFEGPDGREMTLGDFEGRVILVNFWATWCGPCEREMPSLAALQQAKGSDKFQVVAISVDASDDKDYARQRLQELAGGNIDFYFAPPEKWDIVYESKAQGFPTTVIYDADSKEIARLAGEAEWDSYEAVALIDAITN
- the argH gene encoding argininosuccinate lyase translates to MVDKPSQGQQMWGGRFAAQPSDIMQSINASIDIDRRMALQDIAGSRAHADMLAETGIISEEDNEAIQSGLDTVLEEVRAGTFPYRVELEDIHMNVEARLKELIGEPAGRLHTARSRNDQVVTDFRLWTRGAIMEARSALSGLQVALLRRAGENVDAVMPGFTHLQTAQPVTLGHHLLAYVEMIERDRARLHGAAIRMNESPLGAAALAGTGFPIDRDMTAEALGFDRPMANSLDAVSARDFALEALSALSIAATHLSRLAEEIVLWSSAQFNFARLSDEWSTGSSIMPQKRNPDAAELIRAKASLITGQFVSLQGAVKALPLAYAKDLQDDKRLTFEAFDTFGLCAQAMTGMIETITFNRKAMRAAAAKGFSTATDLADYLVREMKMPFRDAHHVTGRIVAMAEADGVELEALSLQSMQTVEPRLTDDIFSVLSVEASAGSRQSYGGTSPVRVSEQVELWTKRLGLEANT
- the lptM gene encoding LPS translocon maturation chaperone LptM; the protein is MKRPIATIFLLSTAAALSACGIRGELERPPPIFSAAPADAAERTPVAVTVEADAAAPKDADSPYYNDLGGEIPKADPVGDVNEGGLDEVEPG